The genomic stretch TCTATTCAATTCCCAAATATGCTTTTTGTACCATCTCATTGTTTCGCAGGTTTTCAGCTGAGCCGCTTAATATAATTTCACCAGTCTGTAAAACATACCCTCGATCCGCCACAGATAATGCTGCGCGGGCGTTTTGTTCCACAAGTAAGATTGTTGTTCCAGTCCGATGCAATTCCTGGATTGTATCGAATATGATATCGACCAGGACCGGCGCTAATCCCATGGAGGGTTCATCCATAAGCAGAATTTTCGGATCTCCCATCATCGCACGCCCGGTAGCCAGCATTTGTTGCTCACCACCACTTAGCGTGCCACCCACTTGCTTGCGACGTTCTTTAAGCCGTGGAAACAGGCTGAATACCCGTTCCATATCTGCGGCAATCTTCTT from Anaerolineales bacterium encodes the following:
- a CDS encoding ABC transporter ATP-binding protein — encoded protein: MSLLELENVHTYYGNIHALKGISITVDEAEIVTLIGGNGAGKSTTLKTISGLLRPRPGSIRLAGEEITGYKACDIVMKGIVQVPEGRQIFGRLTVTENLEMGAYTQKDKKKIAADMERVFSLFPRLKERRKQVGGTLSGGEQQMLATGRAMMGDPKILLMDEPSMGLAPVLVDIIFDTIQELHRTGTTILLVEQNARAALSVADRGYVLQTGEIILSGSAENLRNNEMVQKAYLGIE